In Halodesulfovibrio sp. MK-HDV, a single window of DNA contains:
- a CDS encoding flagellin, with the protein MSLIINNNSMANTAARNLNSAYSDLTKSTERLSSGMRINSAADDAAGLAVREMMRAEVTTLNQGVRNANDAISMIQTADGALSVIDEKLIRMNELAEQAATGTYTDDQRAIIDQEYQTMAEEITRISDSTDFNGQSLLNGSLEEGASYEDASGATQTGSSMTVHFGSGNDADEDKYSIELEDVSSGALGVGGDSQDYKINEDGLATTQDGRAIYSNDDGEVYIEGDDPAVTGAPTGYTQVQLKDTVADATEVQDATDDLTTLAEAGVTTAFTGAAGGTSTDVQIDGEDLEASFDATTGKLTYDVGGGGDVVSIEADSSDLLIGANKMYATIDADGTVALHEATGTTIPDAGYAVSVDTDGNLNINVEGDDKTLLTSTGSDGSVNYHIADESTDIPADASVMNIAKDSVETTFEVAADGSATLGAVAVNVNAGAYELSGGAAATFTMGVETVSDEELASFGKELGKTDEYAGSSIATQEGAQAALGAIKEAIEMKDKNRANLGAYENRLEATISNLEVQSENLSAAESRISDVDVATEMTEYTLRQTISSAATSMLAQANTLPQNALQLIG; encoded by the coding sequence TCTCATCATTAACAACAACTCTATGGCGAACACCGCAGCTCGTAACCTTAACTCCGCATACAGCGATTTAACTAAATCAACGGAACGACTTTCTTCCGGTATGCGTATTAACAGCGCGGCTGATGATGCAGCTGGCCTTGCTGTACGTGAAATGATGCGTGCAGAAGTAACTACATTGAATCAGGGTGTTCGTAACGCGAACGACGCTATTTCTATGATTCAGACTGCTGATGGTGCTCTTTCTGTAATTGATGAAAAGCTTATCCGTATGAATGAGCTTGCTGAACAGGCTGCTACCGGTACGTACACCGATGACCAGCGTGCTATCATCGATCAGGAATACCAGACAATGGCAGAAGAAATCACACGTATTTCCGACTCCACAGACTTCAACGGGCAGAGCCTGCTGAATGGTTCTCTTGAAGAAGGTGCTTCATACGAAGATGCAAGCGGCGCTACACAGACCGGTAGCTCAATGACTGTTCATTTCGGAAGCGGAAACGATGCTGACGAAGATAAATACAGCATTGAACTGGAAGACGTAAGCTCAGGCGCATTGGGCGTAGGTGGCGACTCTCAGGATTACAAAATTAATGAAGACGGTCTTGCAACTACTCAGGACGGTAGAGCAATCTATTCAAATGATGACGGCGAAGTGTACATTGAAGGTGATGATCCTGCTGTGACAGGCGCGCCTACTGGTTACACTCAGGTTCAGTTGAAGGATACAGTTGCTGACGCTACTGAGGTGCAGGATGCAACAGATGATTTGACAACTCTTGCTGAAGCAGGCGTTACAACAGCATTTACCGGTGCTGCCGGTGGTACTTCTACGGATGTTCAGATTGATGGTGAAGACTTGGAAGCCAGTTTTGATGCGACAACCGGGAAGCTGACATACGATGTTGGTGGTGGTGGTGACGTCGTTTCAATTGAAGCTGATTCAAGCGATCTTCTTATTGGTGCCAATAAAATGTATGCAACCATTGATGCAGACGGCACAGTTGCTTTGCATGAGGCAACAGGTACTACTATTCCTGATGCTGGGTACGCAGTTTCTGTTGATACTGATGGTAATCTGAACATTAACGTTGAGGGTGATGACAAAACGCTCCTCACATCAACAGGTTCTGACGGTTCTGTGAATTATCACATTGCGGATGAAAGCACTGATATCCCAGCGGATGCTTCGGTAATGAACATTGCGAAAGATTCTGTTGAGACAACCTTTGAAGTTGCTGCTGATGGTTCTGCAACACTTGGTGCCGTTGCTGTAAATGTTAACGCTGGTGCCTACGAGCTATCAGGCGGTGCTGCAGCAACATTTACAATGGGCGTCGAAACAGTCTCAGACGAAGAGCTTGCAAGCTTTGGCAAAGAACTCGGCAAAACAGACGAGTACGCAGGTTCCAGCATTGCGACTCAGGAAGGTGCACAGGCTGCACTTGGTGCTATTAAAGAAGCTATTGAAATGAAAGACAAAAACCGTGCAAACCTTGGTGCGTACGAAAACCGTCTTGAAGCTACTATCTCTAACCTTGAAGTTCAGAGTGAAAACCTCTCAGCCGCTGAGTCCCGCATTTCCGACGTGGACGTAGCAACCGAAATGACTGAATACACCCTACGTCAGACCATTTCATCCGCTGCAACTTCAATGCTTGCTCAGGCTAACACCCTGCCGCAGAACGCATTGCAACTTATCGGATAA
- a CDS encoding flagellin: MSLIINNNTMANTAARNLNSAYSDLTKSTERLSSGMRINSAADDAAGLAVREMMRAEVTTLNQGVRNANDAISMIQTADGALSVIDEKLIRMNELAEQAATGTYTDEQRAIIDQEYQSMAEEITRISDATDFNGTKLLDGSLNEGAEYLDDDGQPQTGSSMTIHFGTGNDADEDKYAIDIEDVSSGSLGVGSESLDYVIDDDGLASTKDGNAIYANEDGDIYIEGDDPAVLGHLQGLLKFSLKKKLWQTQQKKRMQKQI; encoded by the coding sequence ATGTCTCTCATCATCAACAACAACACTATGGCAAACACCGCAGCTCGTAACTTGAACAGCGCATACTCCGATTTAACCAAGTCTACAGAACGCCTTTCATCCGGCATGCGCATCAACAGCGCAGCAGATGACGCAGCAGGTCTTGCTGTTCGCGAAATGATGCGCGCAGAAGTTACTACATTGAATCAGGGTGTTCGAAATGCGAACGATGCGATTTCTATGATTCAAACTGCAGATGGTGCTTTGTCTGTTATTGATGAAAAGCTCATTCGTATGAATGAGTTAGCTGAACAGGCTGCTACCGGTACCTACACCGATGAACAGCGCGCTATTATTGATCAGGAATACCAGTCTATGGCAGAGGAAATTACACGAATTTCTGACGCAACAGATTTTAACGGTACCAAGTTGCTGGATGGCTCTTTGAATGAAGGTGCTGAGTATCTCGATGATGACGGCCAGCCGCAGACTGGTAGCTCTATGACAATTCATTTCGGCACCGGAAATGATGCTGATGAAGATAAGTACGCGATTGATATTGAAGATGTAAGCTCTGGTTCTCTTGGTGTCGGTAGTGAATCTTTGGATTATGTCATTGATGACGACGGACTTGCTTCCACCAAAGACGGCAACGCTATCTATGCAAATGAAGATGGTGATATTTATATTGAAGGTGATGATCCGGCAGTGCTGGGGCACCTACAGGGTTTACTCAAGTTCAGCTTAAAGAAAAAGTTATGGCAGACACAACAGAAGAAGCGGATGCAAAAACAGATTTAG
- a CDS encoding flagellin, with translation MADTTEEADAKTDLENLVAVPALGTAGAVLVDGSSVHGSIDADGNLVYTVDGTADATSDIAVTDTGQLNIGTGATAKAVYTTVDTDGTVSFKTVANAGDPIPEAGTAVEVDADGNYTVNVGGEDKKILTSEAADGTTKYYIEDVSEDVPDSAAVMNVGGDVVEQNFTLADDGSATLGTVAIQEGGSGYALTAATAGAGAAAVSFDMTVASIPDDELADFRKELGGTEEYAGSSIATQAGAQAALDAIQDAIEMKDKNRANLGAYENRLSATISNLEIQAENLGAAESRISDVDVATEMTEYTLRQTISSAATSMLAQANSLPETALKLIG, from the coding sequence ATGGCAGACACAACAGAAGAAGCGGATGCAAAAACAGATTTAGAAAACCTTGTTGCTGTTCCAGCTCTAGGTACAGCAGGGGCAGTTTTGGTGGATGGCTCTTCTGTTCATGGCTCCATTGATGCTGATGGTAATCTTGTATACACCGTGGACGGAACCGCTGATGCGACTTCTGACATTGCTGTGACTGATACTGGGCAGCTGAATATAGGTACTGGCGCAACAGCAAAAGCAGTATACACAACCGTTGATACAGACGGCACCGTATCCTTCAAAACTGTTGCCAATGCAGGCGATCCGATTCCAGAAGCCGGTACCGCGGTTGAAGTAGATGCCGATGGGAATTACACCGTCAATGTTGGTGGCGAAGATAAAAAAATTCTTACTTCAGAAGCAGCTGACGGCACAACTAAGTACTATATTGAAGATGTTTCTGAGGACGTTCCAGACTCTGCCGCAGTGATGAATGTTGGTGGAGATGTTGTTGAACAGAATTTCACCCTTGCAGATGACGGTAGTGCAACACTTGGCACTGTGGCGATTCAGGAAGGTGGATCTGGTTATGCGTTAACAGCTGCAACTGCTGGTGCGGGCGCCGCGGCAGTCAGTTTTGATATGACTGTTGCCAGTATTCCTGATGACGAACTTGCTGATTTTAGAAAAGAACTGGGTGGCACAGAAGAGTATGCAGGCTCAAGCATTGCGACACAGGCAGGCGCACAGGCTGCCCTTGATGCCATTCAAGATGCTATTGAGATGAAAGATAAAAACCGTGCAAATTTAGGTGCATATGAAAACCGTTTAAGCGCAACAATTTCTAACCTTGAGATTCAGGCTGAAAACCTCGGAGCCGCTGAATCCCGTATTTCAGACGTTGATGTGGCAACAGAAATGACAGAATACACCTTGCGCCAGACTATTTCATCCGCTGCAACGTCAATGCTTGCTCAGGCAAACTCCTTGCCGGAAACTGCTTTGAAATTAATTGGCTAA
- a CDS encoding RNA polymerase sigma factor, producing the protein MKQCLQEKNSSDIYNDFFVDHTTLIKRTIVSILKKFNSRIDSTIVDEAFQNVALKIIKNNYLAKYDSAKAKLSSWIYVIVETSIIDDLRKQQKHRTETLDETFTIGVTTHFFTVRNYIPKSLLTERQMEILILTIEKEYSTKEASAVLSLSESAVRCLKHQALRRLRNYYTKYDSYGGNHDH; encoded by the coding sequence ATGAAACAATGCTTACAAGAGAAAAATAGTTCAGATATCTATAATGATTTCTTTGTTGATCATACAACTTTAATAAAAAGAACGATCGTATCTATATTAAAGAAGTTTAATTCACGCATAGATTCAACAATAGTAGATGAAGCTTTTCAAAATGTAGCACTTAAAATTATCAAGAATAACTATCTTGCTAAGTATGACAGTGCAAAAGCAAAACTATCATCTTGGATTTACGTCATAGTTGAGACTTCTATTATTGATGATTTAAGAAAACAACAAAAACATAGAACGGAAACATTAGATGAAACTTTTACAATAGGCGTCACAACGCATTTCTTTACAGTTAGAAACTATATCCCAAAGAGCTTACTGACTGAAAGACAAATGGAGATACTTATTCTCACTATTGAAAAAGAATATTCAACAAAAGAAGCCTCAGCTGTGCTGTCTTTATCGGAAAGCGCTGTTCGGTGCCTTAAGCATCAGGCGCTACGACGTTTACGTAATTATTATACTAAATATGACTCCTACGGGGGAAATCATGACCATTAG
- a CDS encoding flagellar hook assembly protein FlgD codes for MTISGVSSSQDITTSSTQSSTTFSEVDYMILLAAELQYQDPTDPMDTDKLTEQTCMFSQLDELQSINSQIGDLGEALNRTDPVSYLGREVEVEGDTLVMKDGEPSEVTMYLAEDADSVIIDIYDSQGNIVAMQNLGSMSVGFEQIEWDGTLLTGETAEDGTYTIGVRALDENGQSIETATTIKDTVVSVANSSNGTVLTLGGGAVVDFTDVISVSVAEEEA; via the coding sequence ATGACCATTAGCGGCGTCAGTTCCAGCCAGGACATAACCACAAGTTCGACCCAGAGTAGCACTACGTTCAGTGAAGTTGACTACATGATATTGCTCGCAGCCGAGCTTCAATATCAGGACCCTACTGACCCTATGGATACAGACAAGCTCACTGAGCAGACTTGTATGTTTTCACAGCTTGATGAGTTGCAGAGCATCAATTCTCAGATAGGTGATCTTGGTGAGGCGCTAAATCGAACCGATCCTGTTTCGTATCTGGGACGGGAGGTAGAGGTTGAGGGAGATACTCTGGTTATGAAAGACGGTGAACCGTCTGAGGTTACCATGTATCTGGCTGAAGACGCCGACTCTGTCATTATCGATATCTATGATTCGCAAGGCAACATCGTTGCCATGCAGAATCTGGGTTCCATGTCAGTTGGTTTTGAACAGATAGAATGGGATGGAACTTTGCTGACTGGCGAAACAGCAGAAGACGGCACATACACCATCGGGGTGCGTGCGTTGGATGAAAATGGTCAGTCTATTGAGACAGCAACAACTATTAAAGACACCGTTGTTTCTGTTGCCAATAGCTCAAATGGTACGGTTTTGACCCTTGGTGGCGGAGCGGTTGTTGATTTTACAGATGTTATTTCTGTCAGTGTTGCTGAGGAGGAAGCGTAA